Proteins encoded by one window of Drosophila melanogaster chromosome X:
- the Trf2 gene encoding TATA box binding protein-related factor 2, isoform H encodes MQNDMVSIPVANLNGGLKAASSGSGVGVVTSGGVVSSAVLANAPRVYLTPSSTFMTNRQMAGVASTGRMSGQVVGGSSGTASTAGTVRYFSQFSKMQTAGGPSLQRKLANGDTIVLATGSKNMFLTSSENKANLPTVASNGNGLITAKMDLLEEEVMQSITVIDDDDEEKKEVAEDEEESSNNAKPIDLHQPIADNEHELDIVINNVVCSFSVGCHLKLREIALQGSNVEYRRENGMVTMKLRHPYTTASIWSSGRITCTGATSESMAKVAARRYARCLGKLGFPTRFLNFRIVNVLGTCSMPWAIKIVNFSERHRENASYEPELHPGVTYKMRDPDPKATLKIFSTGSVTVTAASVNHVESAIQHIYPLVFDFRKQRSAEELQHLRQKQRLQAGGDPHELEKNVLADNKTASLDNIFVNTTAAHSKSSSNDQTSAPATILSSTVDSMPRLKQMVNYHQMMKQTQEERRHIMFNGEKANPASTSSAAAAPSTSSSSSSSGDNICANARRRATECWATKLQNKRPRYNDPGTTGTINAASSTASAATSSLASQATHLRNPLKTAALANARMLGAKVTTCTRNSIIVQQPQRIQMQQQQQQLQPQQQQTSFSPSEFDVDDLIEEEENNELDMPF; translated from the exons ATGCAAAACGATATGGTCAGCATACCGGTGGCCAATTTGAACGGCGGCCTTAAAGCGGCCAGCAGCGGTTCCGGAGTTGGTGTAGTGACCTCCGGCGGCGTCGTATCCTCGGCGGTGCTGGCCAATGCCCCACGTGTATACCTAACGCCCTCCTCCACATTCATGACCAATCGCCAAATGGCGGGAGTGGCGTCCACCGGAAGAATGAGCGGACAAGTCGTCGGTGGTTCATCTGGCACAGCCTCAACAGCCGGTACCGTTCGCTATTTTTCGCAATTCAGCAAAATGCAAACGGCCGGCGGACCCAGTTTGCAAAGGAAACTTGCCAACGGGGATACCATTGTTCTGGCAACCGGCAGTAAAAATATGTTCCTTACTAGCAGCGAAAATAAGGCTAATCTGCCGACCGTCGCCAGCAATGGCAATGGTCTGATCACAGCCAAAATGGATCTATTGGAGGAGGAGGTCATGCAGTCGATAACTGTGattgatgacgatgacgaggagAAAAAGGAAGTCGCTGAAGACGAAGAAGAGAGCAGCAATAATGCCAAACCCATTGACCTTCACCAGCCAATTGCTGATAATGAGCACGAGCTGGACATTGTGATAAACAATGTGGTCTGCTCGTTTAGCGTCGGCTGTCACCTGAAGCTGCGCGAAATTGCGCTGCAGGGATCAAATGTGGAGTACCGTCGCGAGAACGGAATGGTGACAATGAAGCTCCGCCATCCATACACCACTGCCTCGATTTGGTCGTCGGGGAGGATTACCTGCACTGGTGCCACTTCCGAGTCAATG GCCAAGGTCGCTGCACGCCGCTATGCCAGATGCCTTGGCAAGCTGGGATTTCCCACTCGTTTCCTCAACTTTCGCATTGTCAACGTACTGGGCACCTGCAGCATGCCGTGGGCCATCAAGATCGTCAACTTTTCGGAGCGCCATCGCGAGAACGCCAGCTACGAGCCCGAGCTGCATCCTGGAGTGACTTACAAGATGCGCGATCCCGATCCAAAGGCCACCCTGAAGATCTTCTCCACCGGCAGCGTAACAGTCACCG CGGCTAGCGTAAACCACGTTGAATCGGCTATCCAGCACATATACCCGCTGGTCTTTGATTTCCGCAAGCAACGTTCGGCGGAGGAGCTGCAGCATCTGCGTCAAAAGCAGCGTCTGCAAGCCGGCGGTGATCCCCACGAACTGGAGAAAAATGTCTTGGCCGATAACAAGACTGCTTCCCTTGATAATATCTTTGTTAATACAACAGCGGCGCACTCTAAATCATCGTCGAATGACCAAACATCAGCACCCGCGACCATCTTGTCCAGCACAGTTGATAGTATGCCTCGTCTGAAACAGATGGTCAACTATCACCAGATGATGAAGCAAACCCAGGAAGAGCGCCGCCATATAATGTTTAATGGGGAGAAGGCCAATCCGGCCTCCACCTCATCGGCGGCAGCAGCtccctccacctcctcctcatcgtccTCATCCGGGGATAATATCTGTGCCAATGCCCGTCGCCGGGCCACCGAATGCTGGGCAACCAAGCTGCAGAATAAGCGTCCACGTTACAATGATCCCGGTACCACGGGCACAATTAACGCCGCATCGTCCACAGCATCAGCCGCCACATCTTCGTTAGCCTCCCAGGCGACACATCTGCGTAATCCTCTCAAGACGGCCGCGTTGGCCAATGCACGTATGTTAGGCGCCAAGGTGACAACATGCACACGCAACAGCATAATCGTGCAGCAGCCGCAACGTATccaaatgcagcagcagcagcaacagctgcaaccgcagcagcaacagaccAGCTTCTCGCCCAGCGAATTCGATGTTGATGACTTgatcgaggaggaggagaacaACGAATTGGATATGCCCTTCTAA